One window of Populus nigra chromosome 5, ddPopNigr1.1, whole genome shotgun sequence genomic DNA carries:
- the LOC133693303 gene encoding ornithine decarboxylase-like, which translates to MGSIPKNPHAGVLLGAPGVKGKRVTAISKNGLTEFMLSIISKKQETKEPFYVLDLGEVTALMDKWTLSLPMVRPFYAVKCNPDPALLGSLAALGSNFDCASRAEIESVLSLGVSPNRIVYANPCKQESHIKYAASVGVNLTTFDSKEELDKIRKWHSKCALLIRIKAPDDSGARCPLGPKYGALPEEVTPLLQAAQTARLNVVGVSFHIGSGATRSRAYKGAIASAKSVFEAAVRLGMPRMKILNIGGGFTAGSQFDEAATAIKSALQTYFPNEPGLTVISEPGRFFAESAFTLATNIIGKRVRGDLREYWINDGIYGSMNCILYDHATITCTPLACNSNHANLTCKGLRAYSSTVFGPTCDALDTVLTGHQLPELQINDWLVFPNMGAYTAAAGSSFNGFNTAAIVTHLASSNMN; encoded by the coding sequence ATGGGGTCGATCCCTAAGAACCCCCACGCCGGTGTTCTATTGGGTGCGCCGGGTGTTAAGGGAAAAAGGGTCACGGCCATATCAAAAAATGGCCTGACTGAATTTATGCTGTCAATAATCtccaaaaaacaagaaaccaaaGAGCCCTTTTACGTCCTTGATTTAGGAGAGGTCACTGCCCTCATGGACAAGTGGACACTGTCTCTTCCCATGGTACGCCCTTTCTACGCCGTCAAGTGCAATCCTGACCCGGCTCTCCTTGGTTCGTTGGCGGCTCTTGGCTCAAACTTTGATTGTGCAAGCCGGGCCGAGATCGAATCCGTTCTATCCCTCGGAGTTTCTCCGAATCGGATCGTCTATGCGAATCCGTGCAAGCAAGAATCCCACATCAAATACGCTGCAAGTGTGGGTGTTAATTTAACTACTTTTGATTCAAAGGAAGAGCTTGACAAGATTCGGAAATGGCATTCGAAGTGTGCATTGCTCATTCGGATTAAAGCCCCTGATGACAGTGGAGCGAGGTGTCCCTTAGGTCCCAAATATGGCGCACTTCCTGAAGAAGTCACGCCTCTTCTCCAAGCCGCTCAAACCGCTCGGCTCAATGTAGTTGGTGTTTCTTTCCACATAGGAAGCGGAGCCACACGCTCTCGAGCATACAAAGGAGCCATAGCTTCGGCTAAATCTGTATTTGAAGCCGCAGTTCGTCTTGGCATGCCTAGAATGAAGATACTAAACATTGGCGGCGGCTTCACGGCCGGATCCCAGTTCGATGAAGCAGCAACAGCAATCAAATCCGCCCTCCAAACTTATTTCCCAAACGAACCGGGCTTGACAGTCATTTCTGAGCCGGGCCGGTTTTTTGCTGAGTCGGCTTTCACGCTAGCCACCAACATTATAGGAAAACGTGTCAGAGGTGACTTAAGAGAGTATTGGATTAATGACGGTATTTACGGCTCCATGAACTGTATTTTATACGATCATGCAACTATCACCTGCACGCCTCTGGCTTGCAATTCCAATCATGCGAATCTCACGTGCAAAGGGTTAAGAGCTTACAGCTCGACGGTTTTTGGACCAACGTGTGATGCTCTTGACACGGTTTTGACGGGTCACCAGTTGCCGGAACTGCAGATTAATGACTGGCTTGTCTTCCCTAACATGGGTGCTTATACGGCAGCTGCCGGGTCAAGTTTCAACGGGTTCAACACAGCAGCCATTGTGACACACCTTGCCTCCTCGAATATGAACTAG